The following coding sequences are from one Paenibacillus stellifer window:
- the pheS gene encoding phenylalanine--tRNA ligase subunit alpha has product MKEKLEALKNEALAKLQTVQDPGTLNDLRVKYLGKKGELTEVLRGMGALSAEDRPVIGQVANTVRGAIEEIIARKQEAFQEQETLARLQAEKVDVTLPGRKLPQGGIHPLTRVIQEIEDIFVGMGYHVAEGPEVETDYFNFEALNLPKNHPARDMQDSFYLTEELLMRTQTSPVQVRTMQAMKGEVPVKIICPGRVFRRDDDDATHSFQFHQIEGLVIGPNIRMSDLKGTLQQFVKEMFGPNTGIRLRPSFFPFTEPSVEVDVSCFKCGGHGCRLCKQSGWLEILGAGMVHPRVLEMGGYDPEKYSGFAFGMGAERIAMLKYGIDDIRNFYLNDMGFVKQFRGV; this is encoded by the coding sequence ATGAAGGAAAAGCTTGAAGCATTGAAGAATGAAGCGCTGGCGAAGCTGCAGACAGTGCAGGACCCAGGGACGCTGAATGATCTGCGGGTGAAATATCTCGGCAAGAAAGGGGAGCTGACCGAGGTTCTCCGCGGCATGGGAGCGCTCAGCGCAGAGGATCGCCCGGTGATCGGGCAGGTGGCCAACACGGTACGGGGCGCAATCGAAGAGATTATTGCCCGCAAGCAGGAGGCCTTCCAGGAGCAGGAGACGCTGGCGCGTCTGCAAGCGGAGAAGGTCGATGTTACGCTTCCCGGACGCAAGCTGCCGCAGGGCGGCATTCATCCGCTGACCCGGGTCATCCAGGAGATCGAGGACATCTTCGTAGGGATGGGCTACCATGTGGCGGAAGGCCCGGAGGTAGAGACGGATTACTTCAACTTTGAGGCGCTGAATCTGCCGAAGAACCATCCGGCCCGCGACATGCAGGATTCCTTCTATCTGACGGAAGAGCTGCTTATGCGCACCCAGACCTCTCCGGTACAGGTCCGCACCATGCAGGCAATGAAGGGTGAAGTTCCGGTCAAAATCATTTGCCCCGGACGGGTATTCCGCCGCGACGACGACGACGCCACCCATTCGTTCCAGTTCCACCAGATCGAAGGTCTGGTGATCGGACCGAATATCCGGATGAGCGACCTGAAGGGTACATTGCAGCAGTTCGTGAAGGAAATGTTCGGTCCGAACACGGGCATCCGCCTGCGTCCGAGCTTCTTCCCGTTCACCGAGCCGAGTGTTGAGGTTGACGTCAGCTGCTTCAAATGCGGCGGACACGGCTGCCGGCTGTGCAAGCAATCCGGCTGGCTGGAAATTCTTGGCGCGGGCATGGTTCATCCGCGTGTGCTGGAAATGGGCGGCTACGATCCCGAGAAGTACAGCGGTTTCGCCTTCGGCATGGGTGCGGAGCGGATCGCGATGCTGAAATACGGCATTGACGATATCCGGAATTTCTACCTGAACGACATGGGCTTCGTCAAGCAGTTCAGAGGGGTATAA
- the pheT gene encoding phenylalanine--tRNA ligase subunit beta, whose amino-acid sequence MKVSTGWLADYISLEGIAAEELAERITDAGIEIDGVERRNKGLSGIVTGFVKSKEKHPDADKLNVCIVDAGQGEDLQIVCGAKNVAAGQKVPVALVGAKLPGLEIKKAKLRGVLSQGMICSAKELGLNDKLLPKELQEGILVLPEDTEIGQDITKVLGLNDEILEFDLTPNRSDCLSMIGAAYETSAILGRELTLPKPERDIIEITGPAADAVSVSIENEEHCKHYTARYIANVKPAPSPLWMQNRLMAAGVRPINNIVDITNYVMLEYGQPLHAFDADRLEGGTLRVRLAHEGEILTTLDGQERKLEPHMLVIADSTKAVALAGVMGGLNSEVTDATVNIVLESARFDGGTVRRTSRQLGLRSEASLRFEKEVDPHSVIPALNRAAALLSRYAGGTIHAGIVQAGTADVPNRIIKLSLDKLNSRLGTDLSLLEVKTLFARLHFSCGDAEQGLLEVCVPTRRGDVTLEVDLFEEVARLYGYDNIPTTPIEGPTTPGGLNRAQALRRGLRRLLADGGYQEVMGYSFIQPERSTLFTALTGAGHAVKLAMPMSEDRSVLRTSLIPQLLDIAEYNAKRRQSDLALFEIGSVFVTEEEQLTRQPREFQTLGLLLTGSRAAKQWNIAAEPVDFFDLKGALESVFAYLGLEREVVFEGDAPEGYHPGRSASLYLNTAAGRVKLGTLGQIHPELQRKQDLEDTYAAEIVLEPLYQAARTSIQFQELPRFPGIERDIAIVVDSEIPASRLLETIRENGGSLLQSTQIFDVYTGGKMESGKKSVAISLLYRHTEHTLTDEEASEAHGKVLEALQQTFGANLRK is encoded by the coding sequence ATGAAAGTATCGACCGGCTGGCTGGCCGATTATATATCGCTGGAAGGCATCGCCGCCGAAGAACTGGCGGAACGTATTACGGATGCGGGTATTGAAATCGACGGCGTGGAGCGCCGCAACAAGGGACTGTCCGGGATTGTGACCGGATTCGTCAAATCGAAGGAGAAGCATCCTGATGCGGATAAGCTGAACGTCTGTATCGTGGACGCCGGACAGGGCGAGGATCTGCAGATCGTCTGCGGCGCGAAGAACGTGGCTGCGGGCCAGAAGGTTCCCGTCGCTCTTGTGGGCGCCAAGCTTCCGGGGCTCGAGATCAAGAAAGCGAAGCTGCGCGGCGTCTTGTCTCAAGGCATGATCTGCTCCGCCAAAGAGCTGGGCTTGAATGACAAGCTGCTGCCGAAGGAGCTGCAAGAAGGCATTCTGGTGCTTCCCGAAGATACGGAAATCGGCCAGGACATCACCAAGGTTCTTGGACTGAACGACGAGATTCTGGAATTCGATCTGACTCCGAACCGTTCCGACTGTCTCAGCATGATCGGGGCAGCTTACGAGACCAGCGCCATTCTGGGACGCGAGCTTACTCTGCCGAAACCGGAGCGGGATATCATTGAAATTACCGGACCGGCAGCCGATGCCGTCTCCGTCAGCATTGAGAATGAGGAACACTGCAAGCATTACACCGCCCGCTACATTGCGAATGTGAAGCCGGCTCCGTCCCCGCTCTGGATGCAGAACCGTCTGATGGCCGCAGGCGTGCGCCCGATCAACAACATCGTGGATATTACGAACTACGTCATGCTGGAGTACGGTCAACCGCTGCACGCTTTTGACGCCGACCGGCTGGAAGGCGGAACACTTCGGGTCCGTCTTGCCCACGAGGGAGAGATTCTGACTACTCTGGACGGACAGGAACGCAAGCTTGAGCCGCATATGCTGGTCATCGCCGACAGCACTAAAGCTGTAGCCCTTGCAGGTGTCATGGGCGGTCTTAACTCCGAGGTGACCGATGCGACGGTCAATATCGTACTGGAATCCGCCCGCTTCGATGGCGGCACGGTCCGCAGAACGTCCCGTCAGCTTGGCCTCCGCTCGGAAGCCTCGCTGCGGTTCGAGAAGGAAGTCGATCCGCACTCCGTCATCCCTGCACTTAACCGGGCCGCTGCACTGCTTAGCCGCTACGCGGGCGGCACCATCCATGCTGGCATCGTGCAGGCCGGGACGGCTGACGTTCCAAATCGTATCATCAAGCTGTCCCTCGATAAGCTGAACAGCCGGCTCGGCACAGATCTGTCGCTGCTGGAAGTGAAGACGCTGTTCGCCCGGCTGCATTTCTCCTGCGGCGACGCGGAGCAGGGGCTGCTTGAGGTCTGCGTGCCGACCCGCCGCGGTGATGTCACCCTGGAGGTTGATCTGTTCGAGGAGGTTGCCCGCCTGTACGGCTACGACAACATCCCGACCACGCCGATCGAAGGTCCGACGACACCGGGCGGCCTGAACCGGGCGCAGGCGCTTCGCCGCGGCCTGAGAAGACTGCTGGCGGATGGGGGCTATCAGGAAGTGATGGGCTATTCCTTCATCCAGCCGGAACGGAGCACCTTGTTCACGGCTCTCACGGGCGCCGGCCATGCTGTGAAGCTGGCGATGCCGATGAGCGAAGACCGCAGTGTGCTGCGCACCAGCCTGATTCCGCAGCTGCTGGATATCGCCGAATACAATGCAAAACGCCGCCAGAGCGATCTGGCGCTGTTCGAAATCGGCAGCGTGTTCGTGACGGAGGAAGAGCAGCTGACTCGTCAGCCGCGCGAATTCCAGACGCTTGGTCTTCTGCTGACGGGCAGCCGCGCCGCGAAGCAGTGGAACATTGCGGCTGAGCCGGTCGACTTCTTCGATCTGAAAGGTGCGCTGGAATCCGTGTTCGCTTATTTGGGGCTGGAGCGTGAAGTTGTGTTCGAGGGCGACGCCCCTGAAGGCTATCATCCCGGACGTTCCGCTTCCCTGTACCTGAACACGGCAGCAGGGCGAGTCAAGCTGGGAACGCTTGGACAGATTCACCCCGAACTTCAGCGGAAGCAGGATTTGGAAGATACCTACGCAGCTGAAATTGTGCTGGAGCCGCTGTATCAGGCGGCCCGGACGTCTATTCAATTCCAGGAGCTTCCGCGTTTCCCGGGAATCGAGCGCGACATTGCGATTGTCGTCGATTCGGAGATTCCCGCCAGCCGCCTGCTGGAGACTATCCGGGAGAACGGAGGCAGCCTGCTTCAGTCCACGCAAATCTTTGACGTCTATACGGGCGGCAAAATGGAGAGCGGCAAGAAGAGCGTCGCTATCTCCCTGCTGTACCGTCACACCGAGCATACGCTGACCGACGAAGAGGCCTCGGAGGCTCACGGCAAGGTGCTTGAAGCGCTCCAGCAAACTTTTGGCGCGAACTTGAGAAAGTAG
- a CDS encoding cell division protein ZapA produces the protein MDRTRVAVEIYGTSYKLVGSSTEYMKQVARYVDEHMRTISKSHTRLDTPRIAVLAAVHMAEQAIQAQDLRNELNMLTGERSELRAEVARLVESQKLQQEKLEKSSASFKEEKAGLLAAAEEERSRLLAAAGEEKARILAAAEEERSRLLAETEAERVRHLEEREQERSAHAELLRQAEESAAAIRHELEEELGRRSEEMLELRAEHERGLAEVRNSLLKELEQAEALRKQQVEELTAARSRELEELRTAHAAELEVLRTAHAAELEELRTAHGAELEELRTTYGAELEELRTAHGAELEAHAAELAGVKSQLEQELADTKSRLTLELADTRASLTVQMTEATSALEKELGREREALQRELAKNKDLRQSLGNQENRHKLSIQDSEKQIGELRGTVSQLQSRLRAEEAGFKSEREARTVLQAQHDELKLREEQLSEELQSVSGLAETLQQELAELRLSYEQASSQTDGLRESLEAATRLLQQSQEELAKMSAEHAEWMKLAVSRQDEIGLLETGLLESEEKLEAARRELAGLVVRCEELTAAMESEASLRQQAEDAVDSLRAGRDEAASALESLQERYEDMIGQYDEVLQDGERLQERCRLLEEEAEEAALRLEELSEAAREAASTTELQQEQLNEAKQYGDSWRAKFEELKNAQQQWSETEAKLREELELWQQEAEEGERVRESLSSERGDALRQVEEIGQSYEMAQGQLRLLQAEFELRQNELDRVTQEHQKLQAEYAKLQIEYNEWIQLIEQDS, from the coding sequence ATGGACCGGACCCGTGTCGCCGTGGAGATTTACGGCACTTCCTATAAACTGGTTGGAAGCAGTACTGAATATATGAAACAGGTTGCCCGCTATGTGGATGAGCATATGCGGACGATTTCGAAATCCCATACACGTCTTGATACACCGCGAATTGCCGTATTGGCGGCCGTTCATATGGCCGAGCAGGCGATTCAGGCCCAGGATTTGAGGAACGAGCTGAACATGCTGACGGGCGAGCGCAGCGAGCTGCGCGCCGAGGTGGCACGCCTCGTCGAGAGCCAGAAGCTTCAGCAGGAGAAGCTGGAGAAGTCATCCGCCTCTTTCAAGGAAGAGAAGGCTGGCCTCCTGGCAGCGGCCGAGGAAGAGCGGTCCCGTCTCCTGGCAGCGGCGGGCGAAGAGAAGGCGCGCATTCTGGCGGCTGCGGAAGAAGAGAGATCCCGCCTCCTGGCAGAGACCGAGGCGGAACGCGTCCGCCACCTGGAGGAGCGGGAGCAGGAGCGCTCGGCTCATGCAGAGCTTCTCCGTCAGGCGGAGGAGAGTGCCGCAGCGATCCGGCACGAGCTGGAGGAGGAGCTGGGCCGCCGCTCCGAGGAGATGCTGGAGCTGCGCGCGGAGCATGAGCGCGGGCTTGCGGAAGTGCGGAATAGCCTCCTGAAAGAGCTGGAGCAGGCGGAGGCGCTAAGGAAGCAGCAGGTCGAGGAGCTGACGGCTGCCCGCAGCCGGGAACTGGAGGAGCTTCGCACGGCACATGCAGCAGAGCTGGAAGTGCTCCGGACAGCGCATGCAGCAGAGCTGGAAGAGCTCAGAACGGCGCATGGGGCGGAGCTGGAAGAGCTCCGCACAACGTACGGAGCAGAACTGGAAGAGCTCCGGACGGCGCATGGGGCAGAGCTGGAAGCGCATGCCGCCGAGCTGGCGGGGGTGAAGAGCCAACTGGAGCAGGAGCTGGCGGATACGAAGTCCCGGTTGACCCTGGAGCTCGCCGACACCAGAGCGTCTCTGACCGTGCAGATGACCGAAGCGACCTCCGCTCTCGAGAAGGAGCTTGGCCGCGAACGCGAAGCGCTGCAGCGGGAGCTGGCGAAGAACAAGGATCTCAGACAGAGCCTTGGCAATCAGGAGAACCGCCACAAGCTGAGCATTCAGGATTCGGAGAAGCAGATCGGCGAGCTGCGCGGAACAGTCTCGCAGCTTCAATCCAGGCTGCGGGCCGAAGAAGCGGGCTTCAAATCGGAGCGCGAGGCCCGCACCGTGCTTCAGGCGCAGCATGATGAATTGAAGCTGCGCGAGGAGCAGCTTAGTGAGGAGCTGCAGTCGGTCAGCGGTCTGGCCGAAACGCTGCAGCAGGAGCTTGCAGAGCTGCGACTGTCCTACGAGCAGGCGAGCAGCCAGACAGATGGGCTTCGAGAGTCGCTGGAGGCGGCCACCCGGCTGCTTCAGCAATCGCAGGAGGAGCTGGCGAAGATGTCGGCCGAGCATGCCGAATGGATGAAGCTTGCCGTCTCGCGGCAGGATGAAATCGGCTTGCTGGAGACCGGCCTCCTGGAATCCGAAGAGAAGCTGGAGGCGGCCCGGCGGGAGCTTGCCGGACTTGTCGTCCGGTGCGAAGAGCTCACCGCTGCCATGGAGAGCGAAGCTTCCTTGCGGCAGCAGGCGGAGGATGCGGTGGACTCGCTCCGTGCCGGACGGGATGAAGCTGCAAGCGCGCTCGAGTCGCTGCAGGAGCGGTACGAGGATATGATCGGGCAGTACGACGAGGTGCTGCAGGATGGCGAACGGCTGCAGGAACGCTGCCGCCTTCTGGAAGAGGAAGCGGAGGAAGCCGCGCTCCGGCTCGAAGAACTGTCGGAAGCAGCGCGGGAGGCCGCTTCCACCACGGAGCTTCAGCAGGAGCAGCTGAACGAAGCGAAGCAGTACGGCGATTCCTGGAGAGCGAAGTTCGAGGAACTGAAGAATGCCCAGCAGCAGTGGAGCGAGACCGAGGCGAAGCTGCGCGAGGAGCTCGAACTGTGGCAGCAGGAGGCTGAGGAAGGCGAGCGCGTCCGTGAATCGCTGAGCAGCGAACGCGGCGACGCTCTCCGGCAAGTAGAGGAGATCGGCCAGAGCTACGAGATGGCCCAAGGACAGCTCCGGCTGCTTCAAGCGGAGTTTGAGCTCCGGCAGAATGAGCTGGACCGCGTAACGCAGGAACATCAGAAGCTTCAGGCGGAGTATGCCAAGCTGCAAATTGAGTACAACGAGTGGATTCAACTGATCGAGCAAGACAGCTGA
- a CDS encoding GGDEF domain-containing protein: MLNSEVWHRRILNVYWTLAGIILAGQILSVRLQLKLAHEFAVSDMNRTLVFICYFIVLICLIAGEVWQRAKLKYQQQAVVVCGFIVSYLLYFIAEPFVDGAQMSLMMPLMASLIYFNRRLLFIIGGLNSLIYAAIYFALERIHLGKPLLDFLLMEVIFGGFVVMGLGIIVRAHETSEHLEQLTQSEQGLLVDRAIADKLLKIDALTGLYNHKTFHEYLDSLLEQCETNGLRLQLALLDIDNFKQVNDTYGHWIGDIVLKEVAAKISEKIGLNDFAARYGGEEFAIIFTDRSPAEAFALVEELRLAIASMEHHYAGDKPITISIGLCSYYIRSGKELLFRKTDDALYLAKRSGKNQVIICEEKKPA, encoded by the coding sequence TTGCTGAATTCGGAGGTCTGGCACCGAAGAATATTAAATGTATACTGGACGCTGGCCGGCATTATACTTGCTGGCCAGATTCTTAGCGTGCGCCTTCAGCTCAAACTGGCGCATGAATTTGCCGTCTCCGACATGAACAGGACACTCGTCTTTATCTGTTATTTTATCGTTCTGATCTGCTTGATTGCAGGCGAGGTCTGGCAGCGCGCGAAGCTGAAATATCAGCAGCAGGCTGTTGTCGTATGCGGATTCATTGTATCCTATTTGCTGTATTTCATCGCCGAACCGTTCGTTGACGGAGCCCAGATGTCGCTGATGATGCCTCTCATGGCTTCGCTTATATATTTTAACCGCCGGCTGCTCTTCATTATCGGAGGGCTGAATTCCCTGATCTATGCCGCCATTTATTTTGCACTGGAACGAATTCATCTCGGCAAACCTCTGCTTGACTTTCTGCTGATGGAGGTTATTTTTGGAGGCTTTGTCGTAATGGGACTCGGTATTATTGTGAGAGCCCATGAAACGAGCGAGCATCTGGAGCAGTTGACCCAATCGGAGCAGGGGCTGCTGGTCGATCGGGCGATTGCCGACAAGCTGCTCAAAATAGATGCCCTTACGGGTCTGTACAATCATAAAACGTTTCATGAATATCTGGACTCGCTGCTCGAACAGTGTGAGACGAACGGGCTGCGGCTGCAGCTGGCTCTTCTGGATATCGACAACTTCAAGCAGGTTAACGATACGTATGGCCATTGGATCGGCGATATCGTCCTGAAGGAAGTTGCGGCCAAAATTTCGGAGAAGATCGGTCTTAATGATTTTGCCGCCAGATACGGGGGGGAAGAGTTCGCGATCATCTTTACGGACAGGAGCCCGGCCGAAGCCTTTGCGCTTGTTGAGGAGCTTCGCCTTGCCATTGCATCGATGGAGCATCACTATGCGGGAGACAAGCCGATTACGATCAGCATTGGTCTGTGCTCCTACTACATCCGCAGCGGCAAGGAGCTTCTGTTCCGCAAGACGGACGACGCCCTGTATCTCGCGAAGCGCAGCGGCAAGAACCAGGTTATTATTTGTGAGGAAAAAAAGCCGGCCTGA
- a CDS encoding phage holin family protein: MRFLGHVVRFIVSALVLLVVGWIVPNFTIGGFWSALMLALVIALLGWVVEGIFGKKTTPFGRGIVGFIVSALVIWLAQFIVAGVSVSIIGAILAALVIGIIDLFLPVPTPFDAAK, from the coding sequence GTGAGATTTTTGGGTCATGTCGTCCGGTTCATCGTGTCCGCGCTGGTTCTGCTTGTCGTAGGCTGGATCGTACCGAACTTCACCATCGGCGGCTTTTGGAGCGCTCTGATGCTCGCCTTGGTCATCGCGCTTCTCGGCTGGGTTGTTGAAGGCATATTTGGCAAGAAGACGACGCCGTTCGGCCGCGGTATCGTCGGCTTTATCGTCAGCGCCCTTGTCATCTGGCTAGCACAGTTTATCGTCGCAGGAGTCAGCGTATCGATCATCGGGGCCATTCTGGCCGCGCTGGTCATCGGGATCATCGATCTGTTCCTGCCGGTTCCCACACCGTTCGACGCCGCCAAGTAA